One Micavibrio aeruginosavorus ARL-13 genomic window carries:
- a CDS encoding TIGR02186 family protein yields MVLTLLGVVCALGFSCPAQAQPPSALAIDLSQDHVDITMGFAGARFVVYGTKNQPGDIAIIVRGPDQQMMVRRKDDVGGIWMNRDSVVFDNVPAYYDVALSRPAREIASQDLLEDYDIGLDAMQFLVRDNVDETTQHNFREALIRNRQAHGYLPLEPAPILFVTNDFFRAVFDVPPDVPPGSYRVLAYLIRDGQIVGSQARELRVAQQGFSARIYSFAHDHALAYGLAAVLLAALAGWGAWAVMRRE; encoded by the coding sequence ATGGTCTTAACATTGCTGGGTGTTGTGTGCGCGCTGGGGTTCTCCTGTCCGGCACAGGCGCAACCGCCATCGGCGCTGGCCATTGATTTGTCCCAGGATCATGTGGATATCACCATGGGGTTTGCCGGGGCGCGATTTGTTGTGTATGGCACCAAAAACCAACCCGGTGATATTGCCATCATCGTCCGTGGCCCGGATCAGCAAATGATGGTTCGGCGTAAAGATGATGTCGGCGGCATCTGGATGAACCGCGACAGTGTCGTGTTCGATAATGTTCCGGCTTATTACGACGTGGCGCTCAGCCGCCCGGCGCGTGAAATCGCATCTCAGGACTTGCTGGAAGATTACGATATTGGTCTGGACGCCATGCAGTTCCTTGTCCGCGACAATGTTGATGAAACAACCCAGCACAATTTCCGCGAAGCCTTGATCCGCAATCGCCAGGCGCACGGATACCTGCCGTTGGAACCCGCGCCCATTTTGTTTGTCACGAATGATTTTTTCCGGGCGGTGTTTGATGTGCCCCCGGATGTTCCACCTGGATCATACCGGGTTTTGGCCTATCTTATCCGTGACGGCCAGATTGTGGGGTCGCAGGCCCGGGAATTACGTGTTGCGCAACAAGGGTTTAGTGCCCGGATCTATTCCTTTGCCCATGATCATGCGCTGGCCTATGGTTTGGCGGCTGTCTTGCTGGCCGCTTTGGCCGGGTGGGGTGCCTGGGCTGTGATGCGCAGGGAATAA
- a CDS encoding universal stress protein — MDIQNAETKDLSAREEEVIDAELSVAERVGRRGDGGVYLVVADESDEFNLALRYAARMAQSNRGHVGILHVISLDDVQQWSGVENRMKRELREQSEKFIWSMAKRVNELNGMIPAIYVREGDAKHDVMIDLINEDMTIKMLVLGASASSSGPGPTVAYFTGKGLAKMRVPVVVVPGHLESQKIDAITS; from the coding sequence ATGGACATACAAAACGCCGAAACAAAAGATCTGTCCGCACGTGAGGAAGAAGTAATTGACGCGGAACTGTCCGTTGCGGAGCGTGTCGGGCGTCGCGGTGATGGTGGTGTTTATCTGGTTGTTGCCGATGAATCGGATGAATTTAATCTGGCATTGCGCTATGCCGCGCGTATGGCGCAGAGCAACCGGGGGCACGTCGGTATTTTGCACGTCATATCGCTGGATGATGTTCAACAATGGAGTGGTGTTGAAAACCGGATGAAACGCGAATTGCGCGAGCAATCTGAAAAATTCATCTGGTCTATGGCCAAGCGTGTCAATGAATTGAACGGTATGATCCCGGCGATTTATGTCCGCGAAGGCGACGCCAAACATGATGTGATGATCGACCTGATCAACGAAGATATGACGATTAAAATGCTGGTTCTGGGGGCCAGTGCGTCATCATCCGGGCCGGGGCCAACGGTGGCGTATTTTACTGGCAAGGGGCTTGCCAAAATGCGGGTGCCTGTGGTTGTTGTACCGGGGCATCTGGAATCCCAGAAAATTGATGCGATTACAAGTTAG
- a CDS encoding NifU family protein: MFIQTERTPNPDTLKFIPGETIMPSGTADFGSVGEAGASQLAQRLFKIEGVTRVFLGPDFISVTKDAGEEWDFLKARILAAIMEHLSIGMPIIDPDYAVSKKASGGTSDLDNAIIAQIEELLETRVRPAVQSDGGDIVFDRFEDGIVFLRMRGACAGCPSSTATLKVGIENMLRHYVPEVLEVRQADDL; the protein is encoded by the coding sequence ATGTTTATCCAAACCGAACGCACACCCAATCCGGATACTTTAAAATTCATACCGGGCGAAACGATTATGCCGTCGGGCACGGCGGATTTCGGGTCAGTGGGGGAGGCGGGTGCATCGCAACTGGCGCAACGTTTGTTCAAGATCGAAGGGGTTACGCGTGTTTTTCTGGGGCCGGATTTTATATCGGTGACCAAGGATGCGGGCGAGGAATGGGATTTCCTGAAAGCGCGCATTCTGGCCGCGATCATGGAACATTTATCCATCGGGATGCCGATTATCGATCCGGATTATGCAGTATCGAAAAAAGCATCTGGCGGCACCAGCGATCTGGATAACGCGATTATTGCGCAAATTGAAGAATTGTTGGAAACCCGCGTGCGTCCGGCGGTGCAATCCGACGGCGGTGATATCGTATTCGATCGATTTGAAGATGGTATCGTGTTCCTGCGCATGCGCGGGGCCTGTGCCGGATGCCCCAGTTCAACTGCAACACTGAAAGTTGGCATTGAGAATATGCTGCGCCATTATGTTCCAGAGGTTCTGGAAGTGCGTCAGGCCGACGATCTTTAG